From the genome of Castor canadensis chromosome 4, mCasCan1.hap1v2, whole genome shotgun sequence, one region includes:
- the Adcyap1 gene encoding pituitary adenylate cyclase-activating polypeptide, translated as MTMCSGARLALLVYGIIMHSSVYCSPAAAGLRFPGIRPEDEAYDEDGNPLRDFYDAEPPGAGSPASALHDAYALYYPAERRDVAHGILNQAYRKVLDQLSARKYLQSLVAKGVGGSLGGGAEDDSEPLSKRHSDGIFTDSYSRYRKQMAVKKYLAAVLGKRYKQRVKNKGRRIAYL; from the exons ATGACCATGTGTAGCGGAGCGAGGTTGGCCCTGCTGGTCTATGGGATAATAATGCACAGCAGCGTTTACTGCTCACCTGCCGCCGCTGGTCTCCGGTTCCCCGGGATCAG GCCGGAGGACGAGGCTTACGACGAGGACGGAAACCCGCTGCGGGACTTCTACGACGCGGAGCCGCCGGGTGCAGGGAGCCCCGCCTCCGCGCTGCATGACGCCTACGCTCTCTACTACCCTGCTGAGAGGAG AGATGTCGCCCACGGGATCCTTAACCAGGCCTACCGCAAAGTGTTGGACCAGCTGTCCGCCAGGAAGTACCTGCAGTCCCTCGTGGCCAAGGGTGTGGG TGGGAGCCTAGGTGGAGGCGCGGAGGACGACTCAGAGCCACTCTCCAAACGCCACTCGGACGGAATCTTCACAGACAGCTACAGCCGCTACCGGAAACAAATGGCTGTCAAGAAATACTTGGCGGCAGTCCTAGGGAAAAGGTATAAACAAAGGGTTAAAAACAAAGGACGCCGAATAGCGTATTTGTAG